The Ananas comosus cultivar F153 linkage group 2, ASM154086v1, whole genome shotgun sequence genome contains a region encoding:
- the LOC109728626 gene encoding uncharacterized protein LOC109728626 yields MFSLLIVLKSYSALVVITVLAMRSATTTSPQSVLYPSKHHGRRYWHKRAKHCIDVGAGGKKEKGKEVGREGNKETTRKREMNHESGSKEENEKKKDREKNKGFLRSWRCDEVKCNGFGVDEGGVDEGGKSGECRGIRTALMCYEGEAQRRGKSGECRGICTALMWSLRRRSSTPTVKATRITGITFAISAAQVAYEVVTLLPLLSLLLRIIYLLL; encoded by the exons aTGTTCTCCCTTCTCATCGTCCTCAAATCCTACAGTGCTCTCGTTGTCATCACCGTTTTGGCCATGCGCTCCGCCACAACCACATCTCCGCAATCTGTGTTATATCCGAGCAAGCATCATGGGCGTAGATATTGGCATAAAAGAGCGAAGCATTGCATCGATGTAGGGGCGGgtggaaagaaggagaagggaaaGGAAGTGGGAAGAGAAGGAAATAAAGAAACAACAAGAAAAAGGGAGATGAATCATGAATCAGGATCGaaagaagaaaacgaaaaaaaaaaggatagagaaaagaataaag GATTTCTAAGATCGTGGAGGTGCGACGAGGTGAAGTGTAATGGATTTGGAGTCGATGAGGGTGGAGTCGATGAGGGGGGGAAAAGCGGTGAGTGCAGGGGAATCCGTACGGCATTAATGTGTTACGAAGGAGAAGCTCAACGCCGGGGGAAAAGCGGTGAGTGCAGGGGAATCTGTACGGCATTAATGTGGTCGTTACGAAGGAGAAGCTCAACGCCGACGGTGAAGGCGACGCGAATAACGGGAATCACCTTTGCGATCTCAGCAGCGCAAGTTGCTTATGAAGTAGTAACTCTATTACCACTTCTTTCATTATTGCTACGTATAATTTATTTGctattataa